The following are encoded in a window of Nitrospirota bacterium genomic DNA:
- a CDS encoding RidA family protein, with amino-acid sequence MTPEERLKSLGITLPEAPQPLGAYVPCVQTGTLLYVSGILPLREGALARRGKVGDTVSPEDAREDARQIVINALAVVTSFLGSLERVKRCVRLNGYVASAPDFAEQPKVLNAASDLLFEILGDAGRHTRTAIGVAVLPLDAPLEIDFIFEIAPQVSSDRATVSQPAEMRF; translated from the coding sequence ATGACACCTGAAGAGAGACTGAAGTCACTCGGCATCACGCTGCCGGAAGCGCCGCAGCCGCTCGGCGCCTATGTTCCCTGTGTCCAGACAGGAACCCTCCTGTATGTGAGCGGAATTCTCCCCCTGCGCGAAGGCGCACTCGCCAGGAGGGGCAAGGTCGGCGATACGGTATCGCCGGAAGATGCCCGGGAGGATGCCCGACAGATCGTTATCAACGCTCTCGCCGTCGTGACATCCTTCCTGGGGAGCCTCGAACGGGTCAAGCGGTGCGTCCGCCTCAACGGCTATGTGGCTTCCGCTCCCGATTTCGCGGAGCAGCCGAAGGTGCTCAATGCAGCATCGGACTTGCTCTTCGAGATACTCGGAGACGCGGGGAGACACACCCGGACAGCGATAGGCGTGGCCGTCCTCCCGCTCGATGCGCCTCTGGAAATCGATTTCATCTTCGAAATTGCGCCGCAGGTCTCCTCGGATCGGGCCACTGTCTCGCAGCCGGCAGAGATGCGTTTCTAA
- a CDS encoding GGDEF domain-containing protein, producing the protein MAEPLTSISSRRNPKQVLRVFTVFSVLSVISILLLVSGGIYRILSSHIIREAEMNSMSVAYAIYEREQERLVSAGADGKQTFSISPEYLPELDLRMKRYLHPFNMYKIKLFDAGKRVVYSTDHSIVGRVDAKNELLARALKGEIASTILKKDGILDLEGEKRFNVDVVETYLPIINDDHEVIGSFEVYIDITRYKNEIKKVMLSLSLILSAVLFFVFGILFGLMSKSTKELTETQKELERMAKTDGLTGLFTRGYLITRAEEEFSKVVRHSDGRIIKNFLGFIMVDVDHFKDINDRYGHLVGDEILRNLSSLIRSSIRVYDFVGRYGGEEFLVVLPNTDFEETLTIAQRILRMVRETPFTVPGGQTITITVSLGISCVSGSDKDMDAALKKADDGLYKAKNSGRDQVAWIA; encoded by the coding sequence ATGGCAGAACCGCTGACCTCCATCAGCAGCAGAAGGAATCCCAAGCAGGTATTGCGGGTATTCACGGTGTTCTCGGTCCTCTCGGTTATCTCCATCCTCCTGCTCGTGAGCGGCGGTATCTACCGCATACTTTCCTCCCATATAATCCGCGAAGCTGAAATGAACTCGATGAGCGTTGCCTATGCGATATACGAGCGGGAGCAGGAGAGGCTGGTTTCAGCAGGAGCGGACGGCAAGCAGACCTTTTCCATTTCCCCGGAATATCTCCCTGAGCTTGACCTGAGGATGAAACGATACCTTCACCCCTTCAATATGTATAAGATCAAGCTCTTCGATGCCGGCAAGAGGGTTGTTTACAGCACTGATCATTCGATTGTCGGAAGAGTGGATGCCAAGAACGAATTGCTGGCACGGGCGCTCAAGGGCGAGATTGCTTCCACAATATTGAAAAAAGACGGCATCCTCGACCTCGAGGGAGAAAAACGCTTCAATGTCGATGTGGTTGAAACATACCTGCCGATTATCAATGACGATCATGAGGTGATCGGGAGCTTCGAGGTATATATCGACATCACCCGCTATAAGAACGAGATCAAGAAGGTTATGCTGTCGCTTTCCCTCATCCTCTCCGCCGTGCTGTTCTTTGTGTTCGGCATCCTTTTCGGGCTCATGAGCAAATCGACGAAGGAATTGACCGAGACACAGAAAGAGCTCGAAAGAATGGCAAAGACCGACGGTCTGACCGGTCTGTTCACCAGGGGCTACCTGATCACGAGGGCGGAGGAAGAGTTCTCGAAGGTGGTGAGGCACAGCGACGGCAGGATTATAAAGAATTTCCTGGGATTCATCATGGTCGATGTCGATCATTTCAAAGACATCAACGACCGGTACGGACATCTTGTCGGGGACGAAATACTGAGGAATCTATCGAGCCTTATCAGGAGCTCGATTCGTGTCTACGACTTTGTGGGCCGCTATGGCGGTGAAGAGTTTCTCGTGGTGCTGCCGAATACCGACTTCGAGGAGACCCTTACTATCGCACAGCGCATACTGCGGATGGTGAGGGAGACCCCCTTTACCGTGCCCGGCGGGCAGACAATAACCATTACGGTGAGCCTCGGTATCTCCTGTGTCTCCGGCAGTGACAAGGACATGGACGCCGCCCTGAAAAAGGCGGATGACGGCTTATACAAGGCGAAAAACTCCGGGCGCGACCAGGTCGCCTGGATAGCATAG
- the ftsZ gene encoding cell division protein FtsZ, with the protein MFELQDVGRLIAKIKVVGVGGGGGNAINSMVAANLFGIEFIAVNTDSQHLDASLAPVKVQIGADLTKGLGAGSNPVIGREAAFEDRDSLLGCIEGADMVFITAGMGGGTGTGAAPVIASMAKELGILTVGVVTKPFYYEGRKRAINAEEGIRELKKQVDTLIVVPNDRIHLVVEKGTPLLKSFSVANDVLRQAIQGISDLILIPGLINLDFADVKSVMENAGKAVIGVGCGEGENGAFEAAKRAISNPLLEESSIEGAKGILINITGGLDMSLDAVQQAASLIHDSAHDDANIILGAVINPDMESGVRVTAIATGLEDRVEKAELPQIRKWTPKKEPVSLKGSERILSKSMPLPPAREPLKETVSETGESYSASPSRREELPLEPLERVSESAPHQQQKRPADAPGSSPDKQLSLNDAAAGAEDLYDIPTFLRRQSGAS; encoded by the coding sequence ATGTTTGAGCTCCAGGATGTGGGAAGGCTTATCGCGAAAATAAAGGTGGTGGGCGTCGGCGGCGGCGGCGGTAATGCGATCAACAGCATGGTCGCCGCCAACCTGTTCGGCATAGAATTCATAGCGGTGAACACCGACAGCCAGCACCTCGACGCCTCGCTGGCCCCGGTGAAGGTACAGATCGGCGCCGACCTGACCAAGGGACTCGGCGCCGGCTCGAACCCCGTCATCGGGAGGGAGGCGGCGTTCGAGGACAGGGACTCTCTCCTGGGCTGCATCGAAGGCGCCGATATGGTCTTCATTACCGCAGGCATGGGAGGCGGCACCGGCACCGGCGCTGCCCCGGTCATCGCGAGCATGGCGAAGGAGCTGGGCATCCTCACCGTGGGCGTGGTGACGAAGCCGTTCTACTACGAAGGGAGAAAGCGGGCGATCAATGCGGAAGAGGGCATCCGTGAGCTCAAAAAGCAGGTCGATACCCTCATCGTGGTCCCCAATGACCGGATCCATCTCGTCGTCGAGAAGGGGACGCCGCTGCTGAAGTCCTTCTCGGTAGCGAACGATGTGCTGCGCCAGGCCATACAGGGCATCTCCGACCTCATCCTCATCCCCGGCCTCATCAACCTCGATTTCGCGGATGTGAAGTCGGTCATGGAGAATGCGGGGAAGGCGGTGATCGGCGTGGGCTGCGGCGAGGGAGAAAACGGCGCCTTCGAGGCCGCGAAGCGCGCGATATCGAACCCCCTTCTCGAGGAGTCGTCGATCGAAGGGGCGAAGGGCATTCTCATCAATATCACCGGCGGTCTCGACATGTCGCTCGACGCCGTTCAGCAGGCGGCCTCGCTCATCCACGACTCGGCCCACGACGATGCGAATATCATCCTGGGCGCGGTCATCAACCCGGACATGGAGAGCGGCGTGCGGGTGACGGCTATCGCCACGGGGCTCGAGGACAGGGTGGAGAAGGCCGAGCTGCCGCAGATCAGGAAGTGGACGCCGAAGAAAGAGCCGGTCAGCCTCAAGGGTTCCGAGAGAATATTATCGAAGAGCATGCCCCTGCCCCCGGCTCGGGAGCCGCTGAAGGAGACGGTGAGCGAGACGGGAGAGAGCTACAGCGCTTCGCCGTCGAGGCGCGAGGAGCTGCCGCTCGAGCCGCTCGAGAGGGTTTCGGAGAGCGCGCCGCATCAGCAGCAGAAGCGCCCGGCCGACGCCCCGGGCTCCTCTCCGGACAAGCAGCTCTCGCTGAACGATGCCGCGGCTGGAGCAGAGGACCTCTACGATATTCCTACCTTCCTGCGTCGGCAGTCAGGGGCCTCGTAA
- a CDS encoding D-alanine--D-alanine ligase encodes MITAKRIGVLAGGTSAEREVSLRSGSAVHKALLSRGYDAVFIDAGEDLCEVLKRERVELAFVVLHGGAGENGAVQGLLEVLGVPYTGSGVMASALAMDKEASKMVFSYHEIPVTPFMVVRRGQLGSGSRINLQLLITMVGIPLPWVVKPATEGSSIGVSIVKEEGEIEDAVRDAFAYGDRIIIETFVKGKEVQIGILDQRALGGVEVRPSREFYSYEAKYTPGLTEYILPPEIDSAAYTVLETLALRAHRALGCKGATRVDFILDEANNPYLLEVNTIPGMTETSLLPKIARLAGLEFPDLIEEILACAAGERAHS; translated from the coding sequence ATGATAACGGCGAAGCGTATCGGCGTTCTTGCCGGAGGGACCTCGGCGGAGCGCGAGGTCTCCCTCAGAAGCGGCAGCGCGGTGCATAAGGCGCTGTTGAGCCGCGGCTATGATGCGGTATTCATCGATGCGGGAGAGGACCTCTGCGAGGTCCTGAAGCGCGAGCGGGTGGAGCTCGCTTTTGTGGTGCTGCACGGCGGAGCAGGGGAAAACGGCGCTGTGCAGGGACTCCTCGAGGTGCTCGGCGTTCCCTATACCGGCTCGGGCGTCATGGCGTCAGCGCTCGCCATGGATAAGGAGGCCTCGAAGATGGTCTTTTCCTATCACGAGATACCGGTGACTCCCTTCATGGTGGTGCGGCGGGGGCAGCTCGGCAGCGGCAGCCGGATCAACCTGCAGCTCCTCATCACCATGGTCGGCATCCCGCTGCCCTGGGTCGTAAAGCCCGCCACCGAGGGGTCGAGCATCGGGGTCAGCATCGTGAAGGAGGAGGGCGAGATAGAGGACGCGGTGAGGGACGCCTTTGCCTACGGAGACCGCATCATCATAGAAACGTTCGTGAAGGGCAAGGAGGTGCAGATCGGCATTCTCGACCAGCGCGCCCTCGGCGGCGTCGAAGTGAGGCCGTCGCGGGAGTTCTACAGCTACGAGGCGAAATATACCCCCGGCCTCACCGAGTACATCCTGCCCCCCGAGATCGATAGCGCCGCGTACACCGTGCTCGAAACACTCGCGCTCCGCGCCCACCGCGCACTGGGATGCAAGGGGGCTACCCGCGTCGATTTCATCCTCGATGAGGCGAACAACCCTTACCTCCTCGAAGTGAACACCATCCCGGGGATGACGGAGACGAGCCTCCTTCCGAAGATAGCCCGGCTCGCGGGCCTCGAATTCCCCGACCTGATCGAGGAGATACTCGCCTGCGCGGCAGGAGAGCGAGCTCACTCATGA
- the ftsA gene encoding cell division protein FtsA: MERRKRDNPVVVGLDVGTTKVCAIVGELGAEGVTVRAVSSHPSSGLRKGVVVDLEATAATIKKVIAEIAEQAGVGTREVYVGIAGSHIKSASSYGAVGIKGKEVTPEDVERAIDAASAIYVPLDREILHVLPTDFILDGQDGIKDPVGMAGVRLEVKVCIVTGAVTSVQNLIKCCERAGLEVADIILQPLASAEATLTPYEREMGIMLVDVGGGTTDMAMYQDSWLRHTAVLGIGGNHFTNDLAVGLRLPFHEAERVKKHYGSVIPSDLTPLPAGTNGDAEVEVVSLDGQVRGIPKKYIEEILHPRAEELLELINEEMRTVQGGGIAIAGVVLTGGSSLLAGFDRMAEAVLSMPVRIGYPGRALDRFPDDAPAPLPVNGLEEAFDSPLYATGIGLVLHGAEVLLPAENSAVSSAVLSRIVTRMTGWFKKIIRKK; encoded by the coding sequence ATGGAAAGAAGAAAAAGAGATAACCCGGTCGTCGTCGGTCTCGACGTGGGCACGACCAAGGTATGCGCCATCGTCGGAGAGCTCGGGGCCGAGGGCGTCACCGTACGCGCGGTGAGCTCGCATCCCTCCTCGGGGCTGAGGAAAGGGGTCGTCGTCGACCTGGAGGCGACGGCCGCGACGATCAAGAAGGTGATCGCGGAGATCGCGGAACAGGCGGGTGTCGGGACCAGGGAGGTCTACGTCGGCATCGCCGGGAGCCATATAAAGAGCGCGAGCAGTTACGGGGCGGTCGGTATCAAGGGAAAAGAGGTCACCCCCGAGGACGTTGAGCGGGCGATTGATGCGGCGAGCGCCATCTATGTCCCTCTCGACCGGGAGATACTGCATGTGCTCCCCACCGACTTCATTCTGGACGGGCAGGACGGGATCAAAGACCCCGTGGGCATGGCGGGCGTGCGGCTCGAGGTCAAGGTCTGTATCGTCACCGGCGCGGTCACTTCGGTGCAGAACCTGATCAAATGCTGCGAGCGCGCCGGCCTCGAGGTTGCCGATATCATCCTGCAGCCGCTCGCTTCTGCCGAAGCGACGCTGACGCCCTATGAGCGCGAAATGGGCATCATGCTGGTCGATGTCGGCGGCGGTACGACAGATATGGCGATGTACCAGGATTCGTGGCTGCGGCATACCGCGGTGCTGGGGATCGGCGGCAACCATTTTACCAACGACCTCGCGGTCGGGCTGCGGCTTCCCTTCCATGAGGCGGAGCGGGTGAAGAAGCATTACGGCTCTGTAATTCCTTCCGATCTCACGCCGCTCCCTGCCGGTACGAATGGGGACGCCGAAGTCGAGGTCGTCTCCCTCGACGGGCAGGTGCGCGGCATTCCGAAAAAGTATATCGAGGAGATCCTCCACCCCAGGGCCGAAGAGCTGCTGGAGCTCATCAACGAGGAGATGCGGACCGTGCAGGGGGGCGGTATCGCGATTGCCGGGGTCGTCCTCACCGGCGGCTCGTCGCTGCTTGCGGGGTTCGATCGGATGGCTGAAGCGGTCCTCTCGATGCCGGTCAGGATCGGGTATCCGGGCAGGGCGCTGGACCGTTTCCCGGATGATGCTCCTGCCCCGCTCCCGGTCAACGGGCTCGAGGAGGCCTTCGACAGTCCTCTGTATGCCACCGGCATCGGCCTGGTCCTGCACGGCGCCGAGGTGCTGCTGCCCGCTGAAAACAGTGCGGTTTCTTCGGCGGTGTTGAGCAGGATCGTAACGAGGATGACGGGCTGGTTCAAAAAAATCATAAGGAAAAAGTAG
- a CDS encoding FtsQ-type POTRA domain-containing protein, which produces MKRRNLRSLQRRKERRRLRSVVLPLSLMLIIGLGFSLLIKHLVTVKDIVFIGNHHLKNEELKSLIRVRTGDELFARSGRELYGNLKRSPWIKEVAVRKELSGRVLVKVTERVPVAILSLAGAPYLIDNDGRILEQLREGALLLLPVIKDIDPSVNRATYAEAVRFMGVLRARNVVAYDGDIVITGARPEDLTLTVENVAVKVGMGDFEKKLERLEFVKDEIQRRNMQVDSIDLRFANKIVVKPVSQASPDVQPQGEEQHGKKKKR; this is translated from the coding sequence ATGAAGAGGAGGAATCTCAGATCGTTACAGCGAAGGAAGGAGAGAAGGCGGCTGCGCAGCGTGGTGCTCCCGCTCTCTCTCATGCTGATCATCGGTCTCGGCTTCTCCCTGCTGATCAAGCACCTGGTGACCGTAAAGGATATCGTGTTCATCGGTAATCATCATTTGAAGAACGAGGAGCTGAAATCCCTGATCAGGGTCAGGACGGGCGACGAGCTCTTCGCGCGCTCCGGCAGAGAGCTTTATGGAAATCTCAAGCGGTCGCCCTGGATCAAAGAGGTGGCGGTCCGCAAGGAGCTCTCGGGGAGGGTGCTCGTCAAAGTTACCGAGAGGGTCCCTGTCGCGATCCTGAGCCTCGCGGGCGCGCCGTATCTTATCGACAATGATGGCCGGATACTCGAGCAGCTCAGGGAGGGCGCCCTGCTCCTCCTGCCGGTCATCAAGGATATCGATCCCTCGGTCAACAGGGCGACCTATGCGGAGGCGGTGCGCTTCATGGGCGTGCTGCGGGCGAGGAATGTCGTCGCCTATGACGGCGATATCGTCATCACCGGGGCGCGGCCCGAGGACCTCACGCTCACTGTCGAAAATGTAGCGGTGAAAGTGGGGATGGGGGACTTCGAAAAGAAGCTCGAGCGGCTCGAGTTCGTCAAGGACGAGATCCAGAGAAGAAACATGCAGGTCGATTCCATCGATCTGCGCTTCGCCAACAAGATCGTAGTGAAGCCGGTAAGCCAGGCATCCCCGGATGTGCAGCCGCAGGGGGAAGAGCAGCATGGAAAGAAGAAAAAGAGATAA
- the leuC gene encoding 3-isopropylmalate dehydratase large subunit: MTITEKILAAHAGKKEVSPGELINAKVDLILANDITAPIAIQEFKKTGAKGVFDKERVALIPDHFTPQKDIKAAEQCKMLRDFSREQRLDLYFEVGRMGVEHALLPEQGLVGPGDLVIGADSHTCTYGALGAFATGVGSTDVAAAMATGECWFKVPESMKFVYRGKLSKWVGGKDLILHTIGDIGVDGALYRAMEFEGEAIRSLPMYGRLTMCNMAIEAGGKNGVIVPDAVTDDYVKGRTRRPYTFYTSDSGARYAEIREYDCSRIPLTVACPHLPSNTKPAAELAHITIDQVVIGSCTNGRLEDLREAAQVLKGRKVNANVRMIVIPATQLIYKQAMQEGLIDIFIDAEAVVSTPTCGPCLGGHMGILAKGERALATTNRNFVGRMGHPESEVYLSNPAVAAASAVLGKIGVPEELGL; this comes from the coding sequence ATGACGATTACCGAGAAGATTCTTGCAGCCCATGCCGGCAAAAAGGAAGTATCCCCCGGCGAGCTGATAAATGCAAAGGTCGATCTGATCCTTGCCAATGACATCACCGCTCCCATAGCCATTCAGGAGTTCAAGAAGACCGGCGCGAAGGGGGTCTTCGACAAGGAGCGGGTGGCGCTCATCCCCGACCACTTTACTCCCCAGAAGGATATAAAGGCTGCCGAGCAGTGCAAGATGCTGCGGGACTTTTCCCGCGAGCAGCGCCTCGACCTCTACTTCGAGGTAGGCAGGATGGGCGTCGAGCACGCGCTCCTGCCCGAGCAGGGGCTGGTCGGGCCGGGCGATCTCGTTATCGGCGCCGACAGCCATACCTGCACCTACGGCGCCCTCGGCGCCTTTGCGACCGGCGTCGGTTCGACCGATGTCGCAGCCGCCATGGCGACCGGGGAGTGCTGGTTCAAAGTGCCCGAATCGATGAAGTTCGTCTACCGCGGGAAGCTGAGCAAGTGGGTCGGCGGCAAGGACCTCATTCTCCATACCATCGGCGATATCGGTGTGGACGGTGCGCTCTACCGGGCGATGGAGTTCGAGGGCGAGGCGATACGGAGCCTCCCCATGTACGGCCGTCTCACCATGTGCAACATGGCGATCGAAGCCGGCGGAAAAAACGGCGTCATCGTGCCCGATGCCGTTACCGATGACTATGTAAAGGGGAGGACACGGAGACCTTATACCTTCTACACCTCCGACTCCGGGGCGCGCTATGCGGAGATCAGGGAGTACGACTGTTCGAGGATACCGCTCACGGTCGCCTGCCCTCATCTGCCTTCGAATACCAAGCCGGCGGCGGAGCTCGCCCATATCACCATCGATCAGGTCGTGATCGGCTCCTGCACCAACGGAAGGCTCGAGGACCTGCGCGAGGCAGCGCAGGTGCTCAAGGGCAGAAAGGTCAATGCCAATGTCAGGATGATCGTGATCCCCGCAACGCAGCTGATCTACAAGCAGGCGATGCAGGAGGGGCTCATCGATATCTTCATCGACGCAGAGGCGGTGGTCTCGACCCCGACCTGCGGTCCCTGCCTCGGCGGCCACATGGGTATCCTGGCGAAGGGAGAGCGTGCGCTGGCGACGACGAACAGGAACTTCGTCGGCAGGATGGGCCATCCCGAGAGCGAAGTCTACCTCTCCAACCCGGCCGTAGCCGCAGCTTCAGCGGTACTCGGCAAGATCGGGGTGCCGGAAGAGCTGGGGCTATAG
- a CDS encoding 4-oxalocrotonate tautomerase family protein: protein MPYVNIRITKDGATQEQKAQLISGATKLLAEVLGKNPQTTMVIIDEVETDNWGIGGESVTVRRQRG, encoded by the coding sequence ATGCCCTATGTCAACATCAGGATAACCAAGGACGGAGCGACACAGGAGCAGAAGGCGCAGCTCATCAGCGGCGCTACGAAACTGCTGGCCGAGGTGCTCGGAAAGAACCCCCAGACGACGATGGTCATTATCGACGAGGTCGAGACCGATAACTGGGGGATCGGCGGGGAGTCGGTGACCGTCCGCCGGCAGCGCGGCTGA
- a CDS encoding radical SAM protein produces the protein MNRRLLEKAAALLAREKGTIYKDPGGRIRICLVYPNTYRVGMSNLGFQGIYGLLNSRDDVVCERAFLPDEKDLEEHRRTGTPVFSLESRRPLDQFDIVAFSVSFENDYPHLIRILDLSRIPFRTAARTRYHPLLIAGGACMSFNPEPLAPFLDVVFIGEAEEALGEFLDCYRRQADRDVLKRALLMLQGVYVPEFYDVAYDAEGRVARRSAQGGVPERVERRIQRDLSRMPMSTAVVTPEAEFSGMYLIEAMRGCPWSCRFCLVGHTYNPPRKKDIAAITGEIERAKDHAADTGEAARAGQTKAGQTRIGLIGPSLSDYPYAKEVLCMEGVEFSITSLRASAKSAGLVELLKRHKSVSIAPEAGTERMRSVIDKRITEQDILETAQLILTAGIETLRLYFMIGLPTETEEDVAGIAGLVKKIRALSARGSLVASISTFVPKPFTPFQWHPMEALDSVKRKMKTIKDAVKNERGIKVFHDVPKYAFMQGLFSRGSRRIAPVLEAMAHTDDWRAASAAAGISPEPCLFRARGFDEVLPWDFIDAGISKEKLWSAYNEALAGERIS, from the coding sequence GTGAATCGACGGCTTCTCGAAAAGGCCGCTGCCCTCCTTGCCAGGGAAAAGGGTACGATCTATAAGGACCCGGGGGGCAGGATACGGATATGCCTCGTCTATCCCAATACCTACCGTGTGGGGATGTCGAACCTCGGCTTCCAGGGCATCTACGGGCTCCTGAACAGCCGCGATGATGTCGTCTGCGAGCGCGCCTTCCTCCCTGATGAAAAGGACCTCGAGGAGCACCGCAGAACAGGGACGCCCGTCTTTTCCCTCGAGTCGCGGCGGCCTCTCGATCAGTTCGACATCGTCGCTTTCTCGGTCTCCTTCGAAAACGACTATCCCCATCTCATCCGTATCCTCGACCTCTCCCGCATTCCCTTCCGCACTGCCGCGCGTACGCGGTATCATCCCCTGCTGATCGCAGGAGGGGCGTGCATGTCGTTCAACCCCGAGCCGCTCGCGCCCTTCCTCGATGTCGTCTTCATCGGCGAGGCAGAGGAGGCGCTCGGGGAGTTTCTGGATTGTTACCGCCGGCAGGCGGACCGGGATGTTCTGAAGAGAGCGCTCCTGATGCTGCAGGGAGTCTATGTCCCCGAATTTTACGATGTTGCCTATGATGCCGAGGGCAGGGTCGCCCGGAGGAGCGCACAGGGCGGCGTGCCGGAACGGGTGGAGCGGCGCATCCAGCGCGACCTGTCGCGCATGCCGATGTCGACCGCCGTGGTCACCCCCGAGGCAGAATTTTCGGGGATGTATCTGATCGAAGCGATGCGGGGCTGCCCCTGGAGCTGCCGCTTCTGCCTGGTCGGGCATACCTATAATCCACCACGGAAAAAAGATATCGCTGCCATCACCGGCGAGATCGAGCGGGCAAAGGACCATGCGGCTGATACAGGCGAGGCGGCGCGGGCCGGTCAGACGAAGGCAGGCCAGACCAGGATAGGCTTAATCGGCCCCTCGCTCTCCGATTACCCCTACGCGAAAGAGGTCCTCTGCATGGAGGGCGTCGAGTTTTCGATCACCTCGCTCCGCGCCAGTGCGAAGAGCGCCGGGCTCGTCGAGCTGCTCAAGAGGCATAAGAGCGTCTCTATCGCGCCCGAAGCGGGTACGGAGCGGATGAGAAGCGTGATCGACAAGAGGATCACCGAACAGGATATCCTGGAGACGGCGCAGCTCATCTTGACTGCCGGCATCGAGACCCTGAGACTCTACTTCATGATCGGGCTGCCGACCGAGACGGAGGAAGATGTCGCCGGTATCGCCGGACTGGTGAAGAAGATACGGGCGCTCTCCGCAAGGGGCTCTCTCGTAGCGAGCATCAGCACGTTCGTCCCGAAGCCCTTTACCCCTTTTCAATGGCACCCCATGGAGGCGCTTGATTCGGTGAAGAGAAAGATGAAGACGATAAAGGATGCGGTAAAGAATGAGCGGGGTATCAAGGTATTCCACGATGTCCCGAAGTATGCCTTCATGCAGGGGCTCTTCAGCCGGGGCAGCCGGCGCATCGCCCCGGTGCTCGAAGCGATGGCTCATACCGACGACTGGAGGGCGGCTTCTGCTGCAGCGGGGATATCTCCGGAACCCTGTCTTTTCCGGGCAAGAGGGTTTGACGAGGTCCTGCCGTGGGATTTCATCGATGCCGGCATCTCCAAAGAGAAGCTCTGGTCCGCGTATAACGAAGCGCTGGCAGGCGAAAGGATATCCTGA
- a CDS encoding c(7)-type cytochrome triheme domain-containing protein yields the protein MRMPIFLSALILHLALSGSATAVPPGKKVTWKTAMGAVVFSGSVHADHGVSCVDCHPQVFDQKKGAARFKMSDIKAGKFCGACHNGERAFKASDGLNCLRCHNR from the coding sequence ATGAGGATGCCTATTTTCCTTTCGGCTCTTATCCTGCATCTCGCTTTATCGGGCAGTGCAACCGCAGTTCCACCCGGCAAGAAGGTGACGTGGAAGACAGCGATGGGCGCCGTGGTCTTCAGCGGCAGCGTTCATGCAGACCATGGGGTCTCCTGTGTCGACTGCCACCCGCAGGTTTTCGATCAAAAAAAGGGCGCCGCCAGATTCAAAATGTCCGATATAAAGGCAGGAAAGTTCTGCGGGGCATGCCACAACGGGGAGAGGGCGTTCAAGGCAAGCGACGGGCTCAACTGCTTACGGTGCCATAACCGTTAG